The window GGCATTGATCTGCCCACAGTGGGGATTGTGGTGTGATATCCGACTACGTAGTCTTTACCAAAATCATCCCCACTTTAGAAAAACACTGATATCCGATTGATTCCCATATGAGTTACCGTTCGGCATAATTCTTCATTATATTCATATGGCAACAATGCATCGGCTTTGGAGCTAAATAGAAATTCTATATCATGATTGACTGCTTATGGTCGATTGTGTTGAAAAAACCTGTTTTTCTCGAATTCCAACTACTTTTGCAGTTTAAGCGGTAATCCCCCCTGAAAAAAGCAGCGTTTAAAATCAGACTGGACTCTAGTCCTTTGGAGAACAAAGATTAGGACAGCACAAGACGACCTTTTCGGTCCCCTGTTCGAGCACCGAGATCGTCGGATCGATCGGCTGGGCAATCCGTTGTTGGAATTTGAAGCCCATGTGGATTGGGACGCGTTCCGGCCGCTGCTGGATCAAGTACACTACAAGGTCCGCAAATCGTCCGCCGGGCATAACAGGTTGGTGAAAAATTCTTTTTTACAACAAATCGAGCCTATATTTAGTACCACCAGGTTGGCTTTGATACTAAATAAAGGCCTCTTCCAGCTGAATTAGTGTCCAGAATATGGTTTTTCACCAACCTGGTATTGCTCGATAGCGGCAACACCAGCCGGGATGTGTGGACCGACAGTGCCTATCGATCCGAAGCTGTCGAAGCCCATCTTGAATCCCAAGGTTACCGCAGCCGGATTCACCATAAAGGGGGCGCGGCAAACCGCTGACCGACCGGGAAAAACAAGGCAACAGCAGCCGCTCCAAAACCCGTTGCCGGGTCGAACACGTGTTTGTCTGGATGATGCAATGGAGCGGAAACTCAGTCCGTTGCATCGGCCTGGCTCGCTCCGAAGTGCGTATCGGTTTCATGAACTTGGTGTACAACATAAGGCGTTTTTGCGCTATTCGCAGGGTAGCTGCGTCTTGATGCCGCCCATAGGGGCCGAAAAGGCTCCTATGGGAAGATGATTGTTTGGAAAAGTTGGCTTTTGAGGCCGTTTTAAACCTCGCAAACAATTATTATTGGATTATTATTAGAGGTACCCTAAAGTTAAAATTGACTGTTAGCTAATCAAGTCTGCGCACACAAGCTTCGTCAGTCTTAAATTATCGCGTTACACTAGCAATTTTAGGCCATAATTAAAGTTCATTTTCAACTCTCCTCGCAAGATTTCTCAATGACAAAACTGTTACTCACGTTTTTGGTAGCTCTGATATGGGGAAGCCCCGCTTTTTGCCAGGATTTACTGGAAACCTATCAGCTGGCGAAAGCCAATGACCCAGAATTTAAAAGCTCGGACATTAATAAACTAGCCACCGCAGAGATCAAATCGCAAAGCATTGCGCAGATGTTGCCCAATCTGTCCTTTAGCGCCAACAGCAGCCGCAATCGTCTGGAAAGTACCAGCTTTTTGGGCACCACCTTACAGCATTACTGGGACAGCAAATTGGGCATCAATTTGAAACAACCCGTGTTTCATTGGGACCATTGGGTACAGCTCGATCAGGCTGATAACAAAATTGCTCAGGCGGAAGCGCAATTCCAGGCCAAGCAACAAAGCTTGATCCGCAGAACCGCCGAGGCTTATTTCAATATATTGGCCGCGCAAGACAATCTGGAATTTGCCAACTCGGAAAAAAAATCCATCGAAAAGCAGTTAGAACAGGCCAAACAGCGTTTCGACGTCGGCATCATAGCCATCACTGATGTGTATGAAGCCCAAGCCGGTTATGACAGAGCCCTGGCCAGCGAGATCGAAGCGGGAAACCTTTTGGATAACAGCAAGGAAGCCCTGCGGGAAATCATAGGCGAAAACGCCGCCGAACTGAACAGTTTGCAACCGCAAATCCCGCTAAGCCCGCCGGCACCAGAGGATTTATCATCCTGGTCGAATGCTGCGGAAAACAACAATTTCTCTATCGTCGCACAAATTAATCAAGCCGAATACGTCCGCAAAAACGTCGAGTTACAACAATCCAAGCATCTGCCAACCCTTGACATCGTTGCTCAATATAGCGAAATGGACACCGGCAACCAATACGGTTTGCGCGGCGACAATGAAAGCTTCGGATTGCAACTAAACCTGCCTTTATACGAAGGCGGAGGCACCTCTTCCCGCAGCCGCCAGGCAGCTTACGAGTATGAAGCAGCCAAGGAAGATTTGACTAAAGTAAAACGCAGCATCAATCGCGGCGTTAAAGACGCGTTTCGGGGCGTGGTTTCCAGCATCAGCAGAGTCAACGCGCTGGAGGCCACCAGCAAATCCGCGGCAATGGCAGTGGAAGCCGCCGAAGCCGGTTTTGAAGTGGGCACCCGCACCATGGTTGACGTACTAACCGAACAACGCAACCTTTTTAAAGCCAAAAGCGATCACGCCAGAAGCCGTTACGACTATCTAATTAACGGCATCAAACTCAAGGAAGCCGCCGGTAGTCTGAATGAAGAGGACTTGCAACAGATCAATCAATATTTGCAGGGAACGCTGAGTAAGAACTAGTCGACCCGTGGAGTGCTCGAAGCCGCTCGTTAACATCACCGGTTTCGCCGCTCCCCAATGCCGGGCGTTATTAGCTCAGCCATGTCCTTATCATTTAGCCTTCCACTGTAACCGTTAAATATGCAGCCGAACGCAGGCTTAGGATATAGTGAGCTTCCAAGGCTTTGCTATTTGCGGGAAACATAGGCTTTACTTCGTTTACCCCATCCTCAACCGCTAAGCCAAGATCGGGCGGCAAGCAGCCCGCTAGCCTAAATCGATTCTTTCTACTCTCGCAGCCATTTGGTTATCGCTTTAGGCGCAAGCCTTTTAAGCTCCCGCACGAGACTTTTCGCTATCGTCGCAAGGCTTTTAGCGTTACGGACAAGCCTAAAAGCCTTGCTGGCTCATTTAAAAGCTTTGCGGGCAACTCGAATTTATTTATTAACTGGGCACAACACCTCGCGCGCCAGGCTATTTGGCTTATGCACAAGGTATTTTGCTATCCTCGCAACGCATTCAGGTAATTCGTAAGCCCACAAAACCTTGCAGGCAAAGCAAATTGATTTGCTCGCCCGGCAAAAAACCTTGCGCGTAAGGCGGCTTGATTTGCGTCCAAGAAAGTTAGGCTTTCGCGACTAGCAAAATGCAATCATCGCTCGGCTCCAAGGATTGCGAACGGGAAACAACCAACCGCCCACGCGAAAATGAGGCCCAGCATTGTCCCTTCGTTTGGGAATTGGATGTGATCGATCATGGTATTGGTCGTGGAGTTAGACGGAAATCGGCCAAAAGCTGCCAATCAACAATTGTGTATCTAGGTCAGGTTTAGTAAAGCCTCTTGCCATTTCTGTCTGCGATAAAGAAGGAGTTAAATATGCATCAAAGCTTGATACATACCTTTTTGCCAGTGATTTACAAACGGTGCCGCGTCTACCCCTGGTTGTAAAAGAACGTTCCGAATCATGTCTTTGTTTAGGCTTGCCTGCTCCATAGTTTTAATTTGGCTCAAGACTGTACCTAACTGTTCCGCTGCTTTAGTTGCATAACGTTTAGCCAAATCAAAATCTTCAAAATGTTTCCTAACTCTTAATTTGTCCACCTCAGACCAACCTCCTGGAGGTGAAGTGTAGTATTCAAATACACCTGGCTCACGCTCATCACCTGCATGGTAAATAGCGAATATCCATTGATCCATGAAGAATCTGTCCTTATCTGCATAAGGTTGAATAATTTGATCTTCGGCTTTCGTCGCAAAGTCATGCCCTTTGCCGTCCATATTGCAGTCGCGACATGATGGAACTAGGTTGCGGGGCAGAACGGAAAATTGAGGGAAATGCGCTTTAGGCAAAAAATGGTCTAAGTTGCGAGGGGTGCCTATTCCACCACAAAAGGGGCACTTTTCTTTTGCGGCATTTAATAAAGCATCATAGATTTTTCGAGCAGGCTTATCCTCTGGCACAAAGTATTTATCGTAAACTTTAACTAGCTCAGATTTTTTCAACAAATTGATAACAACAGGATCGTAATCAATGTTTGTATCGATGGGAGGGATGATGTGTAGTTCTCCAATACCAACCGCCTCTAAATATCCATCTCCTGCCACCATTAAGTCAGGCTTGCTATATTTCAGCTTCTCCCGTAGCGCGGCATTTCCGGTAATACCTTCAACACATTTATTAAGAGATTGTTCAAAGCTATATTGAGGCTCATTCAGTCGCATCATGACTATTTTTCCTATCACGGTTGGCGAGGAGTGCTTTTAGAATCGCTCTACCTTCAAACCCGATTTGGCCATTGTAGCTGGCAACTATTTCCTCGTAAGCTGTGCCTGTTTCAACAGAGTTCGCAAGAAGATCGTGGAATCCAGAGCGTTCA of the Methylomonas sp. MK1 genome contains:
- a CDS encoding transposase; the protein is MTDREKQGNSSRSKTRCRVEHVFVWMMQWSGNSVRCIGLARSEVRIGFMNLVYNIRRFCAIRRVAAS
- a CDS encoding HNH endonuclease codes for the protein MMRLNEPQYSFEQSLNKCVEGITGNAALREKLKYSKPDLMVAGDGYLEAVGIGELHIIPPIDTNIDYDPVVINLLKKSELVKVYDKYFVPEDKPARKIYDALLNAAKEKCPFCGGIGTPRNLDHFLPKAHFPQFSVLPRNLVPSCRDCNMDGKGHDFATKAEDQIIQPYADKDRFFMDQWIFAIYHAGDEREPGVFEYYTSPPGGWSEVDKLRVRKHFEDFDLAKRYATKAAEQLGTVLSQIKTMEQASLNKDMIRNVLLQPGVDAAPFVNHWQKGMYQALMHI
- a CDS encoding TolC family outer membrane protein, producing MTKLLLTFLVALIWGSPAFCQDLLETYQLAKANDPEFKSSDINKLATAEIKSQSIAQMLPNLSFSANSSRNRLESTSFLGTTLQHYWDSKLGINLKQPVFHWDHWVQLDQADNKIAQAEAQFQAKQQSLIRRTAEAYFNILAAQDNLEFANSEKKSIEKQLEQAKQRFDVGIIAITDVYEAQAGYDRALASEIEAGNLLDNSKEALREIIGENAAELNSLQPQIPLSPPAPEDLSSWSNAAENNNFSIVAQINQAEYVRKNVELQQSKHLPTLDIVAQYSEMDTGNQYGLRGDNESFGLQLNLPLYEGGGTSSRSRQAAYEYEAAKEDLTKVKRSINRGVKDAFRGVVSSISRVNALEATSKSAAMAVEAAEAGFEVGTRTMVDVLTEQRNLFKAKSDHARSRYDYLINGIKLKEAAGSLNEEDLQQINQYLQGTLSKN